A genomic segment from Chitinophagaceae bacterium encodes:
- a CDS encoding HlyC/CorC family transporter has product MDPIALLAIIISLLFMGFLSGIEIAFISANKLSIELNKKQGTYSGKLWSRYAERPAHFITTILVAINVLLVVYGLLVGDMLFPVWQWIERHIPQSATAYVKWIKLLVETILSTSIFLIVEFVFKAYFRTRNNSVISNGIISYITSFIFNIFSSVATLFVRLSEWILKTILNVRLRKNQEPLSKTDLEQFMGTMKMATAEEKEEESEFNKELLDNALSLSDTKLRKCLVPRREIIAADLHAPFEEIRQIFIAKRLSRLIIFENDIDNIVGYIHHLDLFKQPESVQKILMPISMVPETMSATDLMSKFSKDHRSIAWVVDEFGGTAGIVTMEDLLEEIFGEIKDEYDDVEEFVDKQISENEYIFSGRIELDFIDEKYELGLTGEEKAETLSGYIIEHNGFIPKEKQRVIIGNFEFDILSVSNTRIETVKLKRLR; this is encoded by the coding sequence ATGGATCCAATCGCACTTTTGGCAATTATTATCTCATTGCTGTTTATGGGCTTTTTATCGGGTATAGAAATTGCTTTTATTTCTGCCAATAAATTATCTATTGAACTCAATAAAAAACAAGGCACTTACAGTGGCAAACTATGGAGCAGGTATGCCGAAAGGCCGGCACATTTTATTACTACCATATTGGTTGCCATAAATGTACTTTTGGTAGTTTATGGATTACTTGTGGGTGATATGCTCTTCCCGGTATGGCAATGGATCGAACGCCACATTCCACAAAGCGCAACCGCCTACGTAAAATGGATTAAGCTTTTAGTGGAAACCATTTTATCTACCTCAATTTTTCTTATTGTAGAATTTGTGTTTAAAGCGTATTTCCGCACCAGGAACAACAGCGTAATCAGCAATGGCATCATTAGCTATATCACCAGTTTCATTTTTAATATTTTTTCCTCTGTAGCAACTTTATTTGTTCGCCTGTCTGAATGGATATTAAAAACCATACTGAATGTGCGCTTAAGAAAAAACCAGGAGCCTTTAAGCAAAACAGACCTTGAACAATTTATGGGCACCATGAAAATGGCCACCGCAGAAGAAAAAGAAGAAGAATCTGAATTCAATAAAGAACTTTTGGATAATGCTCTTTCTTTAAGCGATACCAAACTACGTAAATGTCTGGTGCCACGCAGGGAAATTATAGCCGCAGATTTACATGCACCTTTTGAAGAAATCAGGCAAATTTTTATTGCAAAAAGACTTAGCCGTTTAATAATTTTCGAGAATGATATTGACAATATAGTGGGGTACATTCACCACCTCGACTTGTTCAAACAGCCTGAATCTGTTCAAAAAATATTAATGCCCATTTCCATGGTGCCTGAAACCATGAGTGCAACCGACCTCATGAGCAAATTCAGTAAAGACCACCGGAGCATTGCCTGGGTGGTAGATGAATTTGGCGGCACAGCCGGCATTGTAACCATGGAAGACCTACTGGAAGAGATTTTTGGGGAAATAAAAGATGAGTATGATGATGTGGAAGAATTTGTAGACAAGCAAATTTCCGAGAATGAATATATTTTCAGTGGGCGCATTGAACTGGATTTTATAGATGAAAAATATGAGCTGGGGCTTACCGGAGAAGAAAAAGCCGAAACACTTTCAGGTTATATTATTGAACACAACGGCTTTATACCAAAAGAAAAACAAAGAGTAATAATTGGCAACTTTGAATTTGACATTTTGA